Proteins from one Sabethes cyaneus chromosome 2, idSabCyanKW18_F2, whole genome shotgun sequence genomic window:
- the LOC128733595 gene encoding protein couch potato-like, whose amino-acid sequence MAEGTLPSPSPSSPSAASSATGPSSAAAAAAAAAAAATAALLDTLLLENNNSVGGGGGNGGINSSCSSSSIAINNNSKLCGMLGISMPCEVAGHDFSSTSSSSSNVRKELEYAHSIASHYSAAGLVVEKGDLREHRATSFKIESKQALNAAHIVTAAAAAAAATATPAVVLSISVVPSSYESSDGSS is encoded by the exons ATGGCGGAAGGGACTCTGCCATCTCCATCACCATCGTCACCTTCAGCAGCATCGTCAGCAACAGGGCCGTCCTCGGCGGCAGCAGCCgcagccgcagcagcagcagccgcgaCAGCAGCACTGCTAGACACACTTTTACTGGAGAACAATAATAGcgtcggcggcggcggtggcaaCGGGGGCATCAacagcagctgcagcagcagcagcatagccATCAACAACAATAGCAAATTGTGTGGAATGCTCGGGATCAGCATGCCCTGTGAGGTGGCAGGACATGATTTCAGCAgcacgagcagcagcagcagcaacgtcCGAAAAGAACTAGAATACGCCCACTCGATTGCATCCCATTACTCGGCCGCGGGGCTGGTCGTGGAAAAGGGCGACCTGAGGGAGCATCGCGCAACGAGCTTCAAGATTGag TCGAAGCAAGCCTTGAATGCAGCGCACATCGTCACGGCGGCTgcagcggcagcggcggcgacggcgacgCCGGCAGTCGTCCTGTCAATTTCCGTCGTGCCGTCGTCGTACGAATCGTCGGACGGATCTAGTTAG